Proteins encoded in a region of the Geobacillus genomosp. 3 genome:
- a CDS encoding acyltransferase: MRRTTKYPVQGANSLWQLYRTVSFWKVLKNVIIIQIGRYTPFLPLKRWLYRTFLGMNIGEQTALAFMVMPDILFPEKIHIGRNCVIGYNTTILAHEYLIDEYRLGDVVIGDEVMVGANSTILPGVVIGDRAVVAAGTVVHQDVPPGAMVAGCPMRIVRRNDAPSD, encoded by the coding sequence ATGAGACGGACGACCAAATACCCCGTTCAAGGGGCGAACTCGCTCTGGCAATTGTATCGCACCGTATCGTTTTGGAAAGTGCTGAAAAACGTCATCATCATCCAAATCGGGCGCTACACGCCGTTTTTGCCGCTGAAACGCTGGCTGTACCGCACGTTTCTCGGCATGAACATCGGCGAGCAGACCGCCCTCGCCTTTATGGTCATGCCGGACATTCTCTTCCCGGAAAAAATCCATATCGGCCGCAACTGCGTCATCGGCTACAATACGACCATTCTCGCCCACGAATATTTGATTGACGAATACCGCCTCGGGGATGTCGTGATCGGCGATGAGGTGATGGTCGGCGCGAACTCGACCATTTTGCCCGGTGTGGTGATCGGCGACCGCGCTGTCGTCGCCGCCGGCACCGTCGTCCATCAAGACGTCCCGCCTGGAGCGATGGTCGCCGGCTGCCCGATGCGCATCGTCCGCCGGAATGACGCGCCTTCCGATTGA
- the ppaX gene encoding pyrophosphatase PpaX — protein MTIRTILFDLDGTLIDTNELIIQSFLHTLEQYYPGRYGREDVLPFIGPSLYETFGSLDPERMEEMVKTYRTFNHARHDELIREFETVYETIETLHRHGFRLGVVTTKIHDTALMGLRKTRLEPFFSCVIGLDDVTRPKPDPEPIHKALGMLQSTPDEALMVGDNYHDILAGKNAGVKTAGVAWAIKGREYLAQYEPDYMLEKMSDLLDIVGVHE, from the coding sequence ATGACGATTCGCACCATTTTGTTTGACCTTGACGGCACGTTGATTGATACGAATGAGCTCATCATCCAGTCGTTTTTGCATACGTTGGAACAATACTACCCGGGCCGCTACGGGCGCGAGGACGTCTTGCCGTTTATCGGCCCGTCGCTTTATGAAACGTTCGGCTCGCTCGATCCGGAACGGATGGAAGAAATGGTGAAAACGTACCGCACGTTCAATCATGCCCGCCATGACGAGCTGATCCGCGAGTTTGAGACGGTGTATGAAACGATCGAAACGCTCCACCGCCACGGATTCCGCTTGGGCGTTGTGACGACGAAAATTCATGACACCGCCTTGATGGGGCTGAGAAAAACGCGGTTGGAACCGTTTTTCTCGTGCGTCATCGGCCTTGATGACGTCACGCGGCCAAAGCCCGATCCCGAGCCGATTCATAAAGCGCTTGGCATGTTGCAGTCAACGCCGGACGAAGCGCTCATGGTCGGGGACAACTACCACGACATTTTGGCCGGCAAAAACGCCGGAGTGAAAACAGCCGGCGTCGCCTGGGCGATTAAAGGGCGCGAATATTTGGCACAATATGAACCGGACTATATGCTGGAAAAAATGAGTGATTTGTTGGATATTGTCGGCGTACACGAATGA
- a CDS encoding nucleoside recognition domain-containing protein yields MTGTLQRGVLAGLKTSWALGKIIFPVTLILALLQPTPLFSWIIEGVAPLMKWFGLSGDAAVPLVLGKLLGLYAAIGAMLTIEFTVKEVFILAVMLSFSHNLIVESSVASRTGMSVWLMIVVRIGLALVSGLLIAHLWDGGQEIAQYGFVTHEAAPPSGWGAIILAALKKAVAGIVQLVAIVIPLMTVIQILKERHWIETVSRWMAPATKMLGMSPNTSLTLAAGFVFGLAYGAGVMIQAAKEDGVSKRDLTLAFIFLVSCHAVVEDTLIFVPLGIPVWPLLLIRLLTAVLLTMAVAFIWRRFEQSTRKEAAS; encoded by the coding sequence ATGACAGGAACGTTGCAGCGCGGCGTGCTCGCCGGGCTGAAGACATCGTGGGCGCTCGGGAAAATCATTTTCCCGGTGACGCTCATTCTGGCGTTGCTGCAGCCGACGCCGCTTTTTTCGTGGATCATTGAGGGGGTCGCGCCGCTGATGAAATGGTTCGGCTTATCCGGCGATGCGGCCGTGCCGCTTGTGCTCGGCAAGTTGCTTGGGCTGTACGCGGCGATCGGGGCGATGCTGACGATCGAGTTTACGGTGAAAGAAGTGTTCATTCTCGCGGTCATGCTTTCCTTCTCCCATAACTTGATCGTTGAGTCATCGGTCGCCTCGCGCACCGGGATGAGCGTCTGGCTAATGATCGTCGTGCGCATCGGGCTCGCGTTGGTATCCGGGCTGTTGATCGCCCATCTATGGGACGGGGGACAGGAGATCGCCCAATATGGGTTTGTCACGCATGAAGCCGCGCCGCCGTCCGGCTGGGGAGCGATCATCTTAGCGGCGCTGAAAAAAGCGGTTGCCGGCATCGTGCAGCTCGTCGCGATCGTCATCCCGCTTATGACGGTCATTCAAATATTAAAAGAACGCCACTGGATCGAGACGGTTTCGCGCTGGATGGCGCCGGCGACGAAGATGCTGGGCATGAGCCCAAACACGTCGCTCACGCTCGCCGCCGGCTTTGTGTTCGGCCTGGCGTACGGGGCGGGGGTGATGATTCAGGCGGCGAAAGAAGACGGCGTCTCGAAGCGCGATTTGACGCTGGCGTTTATTTTTCTCGTATCTTGCCATGCGGTCGTCGAGGATACGCTCATTTTCGTCCCGCTTGGCATTCCCGTCTGGCCGCTGCTTTTGATCCGCCTGCTGACGGCGGTGCTTCTGACGATGGCCGTGGCGTTCATTTGGCGCCGCTTTGAACAATCGACTAGAAAGGAAGCCGCTTCATGA
- the lgt gene encoding prolipoprotein diacylglyceryl transferase has translation MEPAIEPLDRVFLQLGPITIYWYGVIIGTGVLIGLWLATREAVRRGLPKETFVDLVLFAVPIAIVCARAYYVLFEWDYYSKHLAEIPQIWQGGLAIHGGLIGAVATAVVFARVRGLSFWKLADIAAPSIILGQAIGRWGNFMNQEAHGGPVSREFLENLHLPDWIINQMYINGQYWHPTFLYESLWNIAGFCLLLWLRRVNLRRGELFLSYLIWYSVGRFWIEGMRTDSLMLAGGLRAAQVMSVTLIVLSVTLWIVRRAKGWAKERYQD, from the coding sequence ATGGAACCGGCAATCGAGCCACTGGACCGCGTGTTTTTGCAGCTTGGTCCGATTACAATTTATTGGTACGGCGTCATTATCGGCACGGGCGTCTTGATCGGGCTGTGGCTCGCCACCCGCGAAGCGGTGCGGCGCGGCTTGCCGAAAGAGACGTTTGTCGATTTGGTGCTGTTTGCCGTGCCGATCGCCATTGTCTGCGCGCGGGCGTATTACGTGCTGTTTGAGTGGGACTACTATTCCAAACATTTGGCCGAGATTCCGCAAATTTGGCAAGGCGGCCTTGCCATTCACGGCGGCTTGATCGGGGCGGTGGCGACCGCTGTCGTGTTTGCCCGCGTGCGCGGGCTGTCGTTTTGGAAGCTTGCCGATATTGCCGCACCGAGCATCATTTTAGGCCAGGCGATCGGGCGCTGGGGCAATTTCATGAACCAAGAGGCGCACGGCGGCCCGGTGTCGCGCGAATTTCTGGAAAACTTGCATTTGCCGGATTGGATCATCAACCAAATGTATATTAACGGCCAGTATTGGCATCCGACGTTTTTGTATGAATCGCTTTGGAACATCGCGGGCTTTTGTCTTTTGCTTTGGCTCCGGCGCGTCAACTTGCGGCGCGGCGAGCTGTTTTTGTCGTATTTGATTTGGTATTCCGTCGGCCGCTTTTGGATTGAAGGGATGCGCACCGACAGCTTGATGCTGGCCGGCGGTTTGCGGGCGGCGCAAGTGATGTCCGTGACGCTCATCGTTTTGTCTGTGACGCTTTGGATTGTGCGCCGGGCAAAAGGCTGGGCCAAGGAGCGGTATCAAGACTAG
- the hprK gene encoding HPr(Ser) kinase/phosphatase, whose protein sequence is MPKVRTKDIIEQFQLELVSGAEGIYRPITTSDLSRPGIEMAGYFAYYPAERLQLLGRTELSFYETLTPGEKQARMERLCTDITPGIIVSRGLDVPPELIAASERQSVPVMRSTMKTTRLSSRLTNYLESKLAPTTAVHGVLVDVYGVGVLITGKSGVGKSETALELVKRGHRLVADDCVEIRQEDEDTLIGSAPELIEHLLEIRGLGIINMMTLFGAGAVLPHKRISLVIDLELWDPQKQYDRLGLEEERVKILDTELPKLTIPVRPGRNLAVIVEVAAMNFRLKRMGVNAAEEFSARLSDAIEEGEHDET, encoded by the coding sequence ATGCCAAAAGTGCGGACAAAAGACATCATCGAACAGTTCCAGCTCGAGCTCGTCAGCGGCGCCGAAGGCATTTACCGTCCGATTACGACAAGCGATTTGTCGCGGCCGGGGATTGAAATGGCCGGTTATTTCGCCTACTATCCGGCGGAGCGCCTGCAGCTGCTCGGGCGGACGGAGCTGTCGTTTTATGAAACGTTGACGCCGGGAGAAAAGCAGGCGCGGATGGAGCGGCTTTGTACCGATATTACGCCCGGGATTATCGTCTCGCGCGGCTTGGATGTGCCGCCGGAGTTGATTGCAGCGTCCGAGCGCCAGTCGGTTCCGGTCATGCGCTCGACGATGAAAACGACCCGGTTGTCAAGCCGGTTGACAAACTATTTAGAAAGCAAGCTTGCCCCGACAACGGCGGTGCACGGTGTCCTCGTCGATGTGTACGGTGTCGGCGTATTGATTACAGGCAAAAGCGGCGTCGGCAAAAGCGAGACGGCGCTCGAGCTTGTCAAGCGCGGCCATCGGCTGGTCGCCGATGACTGTGTCGAAATCCGCCAAGAGGACGAGGATACGTTGATCGGCAGCGCGCCGGAGCTGATTGAACATTTGCTTGAAATTCGCGGACTTGGCATTATTAATATGATGACCTTGTTCGGCGCCGGGGCGGTGCTGCCGCATAAGCGCATTTCCTTGGTCATTGATTTAGAGCTGTGGGACCCACAGAAGCAATACGACCGGCTCGGTTTGGAAGAAGAAAGGGTAAAAATTTTGGACACCGAATTGCCCAAACTGACGATTCCGGTTCGCCCGGGGCGCAACTTGGCGGTCATCGTCGAGGTGGCGGCGATGAATTTCCGGCTGAAACGGATGGGGGTCAATGCGGCCGAGGAATTTTCGGCGCGGCTGAGCGATGCCATTGAAGAAGGGGAACATGACGAAACATAG
- a CDS encoding phage holin family protein has product MLNWLIGVFINTVLLMAIDGYFADIHFSGMGAAFLASLILAVLNAVVRPVLILLTLPVTVLTLGLFLFVINAITLMMTAGLMGDAFQIGGFGTALLASIVLSFFHLLVQKGIVEPLRNRS; this is encoded by the coding sequence ATGCTCAATTGGCTGATTGGAGTTTTTATTAATACGGTGCTGCTTATGGCGATTGACGGCTATTTTGCCGACATTCATTTCAGCGGCATGGGAGCGGCGTTTTTGGCGAGCTTGATTTTGGCGGTGCTCAATGCCGTTGTCCGCCCGGTGCTTATTTTGTTGACGCTGCCGGTGACGGTGTTGACGCTCGGCTTGTTTTTGTTTGTCATTAACGCCATCACGTTGATGATGACGGCCGGATTGATGGGCGATGCCTTCCAGATTGGCGGTTTTGGCACAGCGTTGCTCGCTTCGATCGTCTTGTCATTTTTCCACTTGCTTGTGCAAAAAGGGATTGTGGAGCCGCTGCGCAATCGGTCGTAA
- a CDS encoding DUF4870 domain-containing protein translates to MSTNKVLAALCYFSVFFAPFLLPIVVYFVVEDMDVKRHAKRSLVSHLIPVLTVGLFIALSAFPVLLGHWGGESFLFSGGLVWLGFLAAGAVNLVVVIWNVVKGIQVLK, encoded by the coding sequence TTGTCGACGAATAAAGTGCTGGCTGCGCTCTGTTATTTCAGCGTCTTTTTTGCGCCGTTCCTTTTGCCGATTGTCGTCTATTTCGTCGTTGAGGATATGGACGTGAAACGCCATGCGAAGCGGTCGCTCGTGTCGCACTTGATTCCGGTTTTGACGGTCGGCTTGTTTATCGCGTTGTCGGCGTTTCCTGTCTTGCTCGGCCATTGGGGGGGCGAATCGTTTCTTTTTAGCGGTGGCCTCGTTTGGCTTGGCTTTCTCGCCGCCGGAGCGGTGAACCTCGTTGTCGTGATTTGGAATGTCGTGAAAGGCATTCAAGTGTTAAAATAA
- the uvrA gene encoding excinuclease ABC subunit UvrA, whose translation MNGTEKIVVKGARAHNLKNIDVEIPRGKLVVLTGLSGSGKSSLAFDTIYAEGQRRYVESLSAYARQFLGQMDKPDVDAIEGLSPAISIDQKTTSRNPRSTVGTVTEIYDYLRLLFARIGRPVCPTHGIEIQSQTIEQMVDRLLAYPERTKMQILAPVVSGRKGTHAKTLEDIRKQGYVRVRIDGEMREVTEDIELEKNKKHSIEVVVDRVVMKDGIAARLADSLETALKLADGKVIVDVIGEGELLFSEKHACPYCGFSIGELEPRLFSFNSPYGACPDCDGLGAKLEVDLDLVIPNEELTLKEHAIAPWEPQSSQYYPQLLEAVCRHYGIPMDVPVKDLPKEQLDKLLYGSGGEPIHFRYTTDFGQVREQYVPFEGVVPNVERRYRETSSDYIREQMEKYMAEQACPTCKGYRLKKESLAVLVGGKHIGEVTAMSVTEALAFFDGLELTEKETQIARLILREIRDRLGFLQNVGLDYLTLSRSAGTLSGGEAQRIRLATQIGSRLTGVLYVLDEPSIGLHQRDNDRLIATLKSMRDLGNTLIVVEHDEDTMLAADYLIDIGPGAGIHGGEVVAAGTPEEVMNDPNSLTGQYLSGKKFIPIPAERRRPDGRWIEVIGAREHNLKNVSVNIPLGTFVAVTGVSGSGKSTLVNEVLYKALAQKLNRAKAKPGEHRDIRGLEHLDKVIDIDQSPIGRTPRSNPATYTGVFDDIREVFASTNEAKVRGYKKGRFSFNVKGGRCEACHGDGIIKIEMHFLPDVYVPCEVCHGKRYNRETLEVTYKGKTIADVLDMTVEDALDFFASIPKIKRKLETLYDVGLGYMKLGQPATTLSGGEAQRVKLAAELHRRSNGRTLYILDEPTTGLHVDDISRLLDVLHRLVDNGDTVLVIEHNLDVIKTADYIIDLGPEGGDRGGQIVAAGTPEEVAGVEASHTGRYLRPILERDRARMQARYEAAKA comes from the coding sequence GTGAACGGAACGGAGAAAATTGTTGTCAAAGGGGCGCGCGCCCATAACTTGAAAAACATTGACGTCGAAATCCCGCGCGGCAAGCTCGTCGTTTTGACCGGGCTGTCCGGGTCGGGGAAGTCGTCGCTCGCGTTTGATACGATTTACGCCGAAGGGCAGCGGCGCTACGTCGAATCGCTGTCGGCGTACGCCCGCCAGTTTTTAGGGCAGATGGACAAGCCGGATGTCGATGCGATTGAAGGGTTGTCGCCCGCCATTTCGATCGACCAAAAAACGACGAGCCGCAACCCGCGTTCAACGGTCGGCACGGTGACGGAAATTTACGACTATTTGCGGCTGCTGTTTGCCCGCATCGGCCGGCCGGTCTGTCCGACGCACGGCATTGAGATCCAATCGCAGACGATCGAGCAAATGGTCGACCGGCTGCTCGCCTACCCGGAGCGGACGAAAATGCAAATTTTGGCGCCGGTCGTCTCCGGACGGAAAGGGACGCACGCCAAGACATTGGAGGATATTCGCAAGCAAGGGTATGTGCGCGTCCGCATTGACGGCGAGATGCGCGAGGTGACGGAAGACATTGAGCTTGAGAAAAATAAAAAGCATTCGATTGAGGTCGTCGTCGACCGGGTTGTGATGAAAGACGGCATCGCGGCCAGGCTTGCCGATTCGTTGGAGACGGCGCTAAAGCTCGCGGACGGCAAAGTCATCGTCGATGTGATCGGCGAAGGCGAGCTGCTGTTTAGCGAAAAGCACGCCTGCCCGTATTGCGGCTTTTCGATTGGCGAGCTCGAGCCGCGGCTGTTTTCGTTCAACAGCCCGTACGGCGCCTGCCCGGACTGCGACGGGCTCGGGGCGAAGCTTGAAGTCGATCTCGATTTAGTCATCCCAAACGAGGAGCTGACGTTAAAAGAGCACGCCATCGCCCCGTGGGAGCCGCAAAGCTCGCAATATTACCCGCAGCTGCTGGAGGCCGTGTGCCGCCATTACGGCATTCCGATGGACGTGCCGGTGAAAGATTTGCCGAAAGAGCAGCTGGACAAACTTTTGTACGGCAGCGGCGGGGAGCCGATTCATTTTCGCTATACGACCGATTTCGGCCAAGTGCGCGAGCAATACGTCCCGTTTGAAGGCGTCGTCCCGAACGTCGAGCGCCGCTACCGGGAGACAAGCTCCGATTACATCCGCGAGCAGATGGAAAAATATATGGCCGAACAAGCTTGTCCGACGTGTAAAGGATACCGGCTGAAAAAAGAAAGTCTCGCCGTTTTGGTTGGGGGCAAGCATATCGGCGAAGTCACCGCCATGTCGGTGACCGAGGCGCTCGCGTTCTTTGACGGGCTCGAACTGACGGAAAAAGAAACGCAAATCGCCCGCCTCATTTTGCGGGAAATTCGCGACCGGCTCGGCTTTTTGCAAAACGTCGGCCTCGACTACTTGACGCTCAGCCGCTCGGCCGGGACGCTCTCCGGCGGCGAGGCGCAGCGCATCCGCCTGGCGACGCAAATCGGCTCGCGACTGACCGGCGTGTTGTACGTGCTCGATGAGCCGTCGATCGGCCTTCATCAGCGCGACAACGACCGTTTGATCGCGACGCTGAAAAGCATGCGCGACCTCGGCAATACGCTCATTGTCGTGGAACATGACGAGGATACGATGTTGGCGGCCGATTATTTGATCGACATCGGCCCGGGGGCGGGCATTCACGGCGGGGAAGTCGTCGCCGCCGGCACGCCGGAAGAGGTGATGAACGACCCGAACTCGCTCACCGGCCAATATTTATCCGGGAAAAAGTTCATCCCGATTCCGGCTGAGCGGCGCCGGCCGGACGGGCGCTGGATTGAGGTCATCGGCGCGCGGGAGCACAATTTGAAAAACGTATCGGTGAACATCCCGCTCGGCACGTTTGTCGCTGTTACCGGGGTGTCGGGTTCGGGCAAAAGCACGCTCGTCAACGAAGTGCTCTACAAGGCGCTCGCGCAAAAGCTCAACCGGGCGAAAGCCAAACCGGGCGAGCACCGCGACATTCGCGGGCTCGAGCATCTCGATAAAGTGATTGACATCGACCAGTCGCCGATCGGCCGCACCCCAAGATCGAACCCGGCAACGTACACCGGGGTGTTTGACGACATCCGCGAGGTGTTTGCCTCGACGAACGAAGCGAAAGTGCGCGGCTACAAAAAAGGGCGCTTCAGCTTCAACGTCAAAGGCGGGCGCTGCGAGGCGTGCCATGGCGACGGGATCATCAAAATTGAGATGCACTTTTTGCCCGATGTATACGTCCCGTGCGAAGTGTGCCACGGCAAACGGTACAACCGCGAGACGCTGGAAGTGACGTACAAAGGGAAAACGATCGCCGATGTGCTTGACATGACGGTCGAAGATGCGCTCGACTTTTTCGCCTCGATTCCGAAAATTAAGCGCAAGCTTGAGACGCTCTATGATGTCGGCCTCGGCTATATGAAACTCGGCCAGCCGGCGACGACGCTTTCGGGCGGCGAGGCGCAGCGCGTCAAGCTTGCCGCGGAGCTGCACCGGCGCTCGAACGGCCGGACGCTCTACATCTTGGATGAGCCGACGACCGGGCTGCATGTCGATGACATTTCCCGGCTGCTTGACGTGCTTCATCGGCTCGTCGATAACGGCGACACGGTGCTCGTCATCGAGCATAACTTAGACGTCATCAAAACGGCCGACTACATCATTGACTTAGGTCCGGAAGGCGGCGACCGCGGCGGGCAAATCGTCGCCGCCGGCACGCCGGAAGAGGTGGCCGGGGTCGAGGCATCGCACACCGGCCGCTACTTACGACCGATTCTCGAGCGCGACCGGGCGCGCATGCAGGCGCGCTATGAGGCGGCGAAGGCGTGA
- the uvrB gene encoding excinuclease ABC subunit UvrB, which yields MDNRFQLVSPYKPQGDQPQAIEKLVEGVKGGGKHQTLLGATGTGKTFTISNVIAQVNKPTLVIAHNKTLAGQLYSELKEFFPHNAVEYFVSYYDYYQPEAYVPQTDTYIEKDAKINDEIDKLRHSATSALFERRDVIIVASVSCIYGLGSPEEYRELVVSLRVGMEIERNVLLRRLVDIQYDRNDIDFRRGTFRVRGDVVEIFPASRDEHCIRVEFFGDEIERIREVDALTGEVLGEREHVAIFPASHFVTREEKMRIAIENIEKELEERLAELRGQGKLLEAQRLEQRTRYDLEMMREMGFCSGIENYSRHLALRPPGSTPYTLLDYFPDDFLIIIDESHVTLPQLRGMYNGDRARKQVLVDHGFRLPSALDNRPLTFEEFEQKINQIIYVSATPGPYELEHSPGVVEQIIRPTGLLDPTIDVRPIEGQIDDLIGEIRERVERNERTLVTTLTKKMAEDLTDYLKEAGIKVAYLHSEIKTLERIEIIRDLRLGKYDVLVGINLLREGLDIPEVSLVAILDADKEGFLRSERSLIQTIGRAARNANGHVIMYADTVTKSMEIAIQETKRRRAIQEEYNRKHGIVPRTIQKDIRDVIRATYAAEETETYEAKPAAANMTKQDREELIRKLEAEMKEAAKALDFERAAQLRDVIFELKAEG from the coding sequence GTGGACAACCGTTTTCAATTAGTGTCACCATACAAACCGCAAGGCGATCAGCCGCAAGCGATTGAGAAACTAGTCGAAGGCGTCAAGGGCGGGGGAAAGCACCAAACGTTGCTGGGGGCGACGGGGACGGGCAAAACGTTTACGATCTCGAACGTGATCGCCCAAGTGAACAAGCCGACGCTCGTCATCGCCCACAACAAGACGCTTGCCGGTCAATTGTACAGCGAGCTGAAAGAATTTTTTCCGCATAACGCCGTCGAATATTTTGTCAGCTATTACGATTACTATCAGCCGGAGGCGTACGTGCCGCAGACGGATACGTACATTGAAAAGGACGCGAAAATCAACGATGAAATCGACAAATTGCGCCACTCGGCAACATCGGCGTTGTTTGAGCGCCGGGACGTCATTATCGTTGCCAGCGTCTCCTGCATTTACGGCTTAGGGTCGCCGGAAGAATATCGCGAACTTGTCGTTTCACTGCGCGTCGGGATGGAAATCGAGCGCAACGTGCTGCTGCGGCGGCTCGTCGACATTCAGTACGACCGCAATGACATCGACTTTCGGCGCGGCACGTTCCGTGTCCGCGGCGATGTGGTGGAAATTTTCCCGGCGTCGCGCGATGAACATTGCATTCGCGTCGAATTTTTCGGCGATGAAATTGAGCGCATCCGCGAGGTGGACGCGCTCACCGGCGAAGTGCTCGGCGAGCGCGAGCATGTCGCCATTTTCCCGGCGTCGCACTTCGTCACGCGCGAGGAGAAAATGCGGATTGCGATCGAGAACATTGAAAAAGAGCTGGAAGAGCGGCTCGCCGAGCTGCGCGGACAAGGGAAGCTTTTGGAGGCGCAGCGGCTGGAGCAGCGGACGCGCTACGATTTGGAAATGATGCGCGAGATGGGCTTTTGTTCCGGGATTGAAAACTATTCGCGCCATTTGGCGCTCCGGCCGCCGGGGTCGACGCCGTATACGCTGCTTGACTACTTTCCGGACGATTTTTTGATCATCATTGATGAGTCGCACGTCACCTTGCCGCAGCTGCGCGGCATGTACAACGGCGACCGGGCGCGCAAGCAAGTGCTCGTCGACCACGGCTTCCGTCTGCCGTCGGCGCTGGACAACCGGCCGCTCACGTTTGAAGAGTTCGAACAAAAAATCAACCAAATCATTTACGTCTCGGCGACGCCGGGGCCGTACGAGCTCGAACATAGCCCGGGAGTCGTTGAACAAATCATCCGCCCGACCGGGCTGTTGGATCCGACGATTGACGTCCGTCCGATCGAAGGGCAAATTGACGATTTGATCGGGGAAATCCGCGAACGCGTCGAGCGGAACGAGCGGACGTTGGTCACGACGCTGACGAAAAAGATGGCGGAAGATTTGACCGATTACTTGAAAGAAGCGGGCATCAAAGTCGCCTATTTGCATTCGGAAATTAAGACGCTTGAGCGCATTGAAATCATCCGCGATTTGCGGCTTGGCAAATACGATGTGTTGGTCGGCATCAACTTGCTGCGGGAAGGGCTCGATATTCCCGAGGTGTCGCTGGTCGCCATTTTGGATGCTGACAAAGAAGGGTTTTTGCGCTCGGAGCGTTCGCTCATTCAGACGATCGGCCGTGCGGCGCGCAACGCGAACGGCCATGTGATCATGTACGCCGATACGGTCACGAAATCGATGGAAATCGCCATTCAAGAAACGAAGCGGCGCCGGGCGATTCAAGAAGAATACAACCGGAAACATGGCATCGTGCCGCGGACGATCCAAAAAGACATTCGCGATGTCATCCGCGCAACGTACGCGGCCGAGGAGACGGAAACGTACGAGGCGAAGCCGGCGGCTGCCAACATGACGAAACAAGACCGGGAAGAGCTGATTCGCAAGCTCGAAGCGGAGATGAAAGAAGCGGCCAAAGCGCTTGACTTCGAGCGGGCCGCCCAGCTGCGCGATGTCATTTTCGAGTTGAAAGCGGAAGGATGA
- a CDS encoding CsbA family protein, with translation MWFLAALVIPCLLMLLFARVTYNRYIALLLTVALLVASYAKGYTDELHEIVADIASTIAGFLLAGRMLDNLKK, from the coding sequence ATGTGGTTTCTCGCTGCCCTTGTCATCCCGTGCCTTCTGATGTTGCTGTTTGCGCGGGTGACGTACAACCGTTACATTGCGTTGTTGTTGACCGTTGCCTTGCTTGTCGCTTCATATGCCAAAGGGTATACGGATGAGCTGCACGAAATCGTCGCCGATATTGCGTCAACGATTGCCGGCTTTCTGTTGGCGGGGCGCATGCTGGACAACTTAAAGAAATGA